The proteins below come from a single Edaphobacter acidisoli genomic window:
- the phoU gene encoding phosphate signaling complex protein PhoU, which yields MPRIYFQQQLVILKDRLLAMAALSQQALALSVEACLTGDTALSEHVREIEDAINTAEREVDEMAYDLLATEQPMAIDLRFILSIIKINSDLERIGDQASNIAARAQPLNEPTSDLPIDMTNLRDMGERVGIMIRTAVQALVEADARLAESVLTQDDEVDELNRIVQTDLVGLMQNHPSISSQALAAIIVSRNLERSADHATNIAEDVIFWVRGSDVRHKFSLAEAD from the coding sequence ATGCCTCGCATCTACTTTCAACAACAACTCGTCATCCTCAAAGACAGGCTGCTCGCCATGGCCGCGCTCTCGCAGCAGGCTCTCGCTCTCTCCGTCGAAGCCTGCCTCACCGGCGACACCGCCCTCAGCGAGCATGTCCGCGAGATCGAAGATGCCATCAACACCGCCGAGCGCGAAGTCGACGAGATGGCCTACGACCTCCTCGCCACCGAGCAGCCCATGGCGATCGACCTCCGCTTCATCCTCTCCATCATCAAGATCAACAGCGACCTCGAGCGCATCGGCGACCAGGCCAGCAACATCGCCGCCCGCGCCCAGCCGCTCAACGAGCCCACCTCCGACCTGCCCATCGACATGACCAACCTCCGCGACATGGGCGAGCGAGTCGGCATCATGATCCGCACCGCCGTCCAGGCACTCGTCGAAGCCGACGCGCGCCTCGCCGAATCCGTCCTCACCCAGGACGACGAAGTCGACGAGCTCAACCGCATCGTCCAGACCGACCTCGTCGGCCTCATGCAGAACCATCCATCCATCAGCAGCCAGGCGCTCGCAGCCATCATCGTCTCGCGCAACCTCGAGCGCTCCGCCGACCACGCCACCAACATCGCCGAAGACGTCATCTTCTGGGTCCGCGGCTCTGACGTCCGCCACAAGTTCTCCCTCGCCGAAGCCGACTGA
- a CDS encoding SPOR domain-containing protein, with the protein MPRRYDDELEDAPEEDREISLGATSIIGIFFLLALICAACFGFGYAMRGRQTPAPVATTPSSTLEGDGQAKPSPASAEPAQTPDTTATETQPASQPTQSEAPQPQAAAPIENQPAPTLKPVSLARASAPAPVAVDKTGTTVVQVAAVSHKQDAEFLLQALKKRGYNATIRQTPQDKLLHVQLGPYATKADATTMRNRLAADGYNAIIK; encoded by the coding sequence ATGCCCCGCCGCTACGACGACGAACTCGAAGACGCCCCCGAAGAAGACCGCGAGATATCCCTCGGCGCCACCTCCATCATCGGCATCTTCTTTCTGCTCGCGCTCATCTGCGCCGCCTGCTTCGGCTTCGGCTACGCCATGCGCGGACGCCAGACACCCGCACCCGTAGCCACCACTCCATCCTCAACGCTCGAAGGCGACGGCCAGGCCAAACCCTCACCCGCCAGCGCCGAACCCGCGCAGACACCGGACACCACAGCCACCGAAACCCAGCCGGCCAGCCAGCCCACACAGTCCGAAGCCCCGCAGCCCCAGGCCGCCGCACCCATCGAGAACCAACCGGCTCCCACGCTCAAGCCCGTCTCGCTGGCCCGTGCATCCGCTCCCGCCCCTGTCGCGGTAGACAAGACCGGCACCACCGTAGTCCAGGTCGCAGCCGTCTCCCACAAGCAGGACGCCGAATTCCTCCTACAGGCCCTCAAAAAGCGCGGCTACAACGCCACCATCCGCCAGACCCCGCAGGACAAGCTCCTCCACGTCCAACTAGGCCCCTACGCCACCAAAGCCGACGCCACCACCATGCGCAACCGCCTCGCCGCCGACGGCTACAACGCCATCATCAAATAG
- a CDS encoding slipin family protein: protein MPIPELIVIAIILLYLLNSINILKEYERGVIFRLGRVREAAKGPGVIWVFRPLDQIVRVSLRQEAMEVPPQDIITRDNVTLKVNAVITLRVVDPTKAVIEVANYIYQTSQFSQTTLRSVLGEVELDQLLSHRDQLNSRIQTIIDGHTSPFGVKVVSVEVKQVDLPESMLRAMAKQAESERERRAKIIHAEGEFDAAAKLVDAAKAMATQPMTLQLRYLQTLTEIGVEKNTTIVFPLPMELMNLLNKSLAPSTGDKPAEENKA from the coding sequence ATGCCCATCCCCGAACTGATCGTCATCGCCATCATCCTGCTCTACCTCCTCAACTCCATCAACATCCTCAAGGAGTACGAGCGTGGCGTCATCTTCCGCCTCGGCCGCGTGCGCGAAGCAGCCAAAGGCCCCGGCGTCATCTGGGTCTTCCGCCCGCTCGACCAGATCGTCCGCGTCTCCCTCCGCCAGGAGGCCATGGAGGTCCCCCCGCAGGACATCATCACCCGCGACAACGTCACCCTCAAGGTCAACGCCGTCATCACCCTCCGCGTCGTCGACCCCACCAAAGCCGTCATCGAAGTCGCCAACTACATCTACCAGACCTCGCAGTTCTCGCAGACCACCCTGCGCTCCGTCCTCGGCGAAGTCGAGCTCGACCAGCTCCTCTCCCACCGCGACCAGCTCAACTCCCGCATCCAGACCATCATCGACGGCCACACCTCGCCCTTCGGCGTCAAAGTAGTCTCCGTCGAGGTCAAGCAGGTCGATCTGCCCGAGTCCATGCTCCGCGCCATGGCCAAGCAGGCCGAATCCGAGCGCGAGCGCCGCGCCAAGATCATCCACGCCGAAGGCGAATTCGACGCCGCCGCCAAACTCGTTGATGCCGCCAAAGCCATGGCCACCCAACCCATGACCCTCCAGCTCCGCTACCTCCAGACCCTCACCGAGATAGGTGTCGAGAAGAATACGACCATCGTATTTCCCCTTCCAATGGAGCTGATGAACCTGCTAAACAAATCTTTGGCCCCTTCCACAGGCGATAAACCCGCGGAAGAAAACAAAGCGTAG
- a CDS encoding sodium:solute symporter family transporter produces the protein MLAAALPTRLHTVDLALIAVYLIGITLFGLRFRGKDKGSRSLRNYFLADQTIPWWAIMLSIVSAETSTLTIISIPGLAFMSDFGFLQLVIGYVIGRTIVAFLFLPKYFKGEMYTAYQLIDHRFGPALHKVTAGLFLATRAAAEGVRVFAVSIVVAIAIGTGDLISILLISALTLLYTFEGGMAAVIWTDVVQMIIYFGGTLVAIFTLSSHVPGGWHTIHAVAGAAGRFHLFHFAMNLTETYTFWAGVLGGTFLTMASHGTDQLMVQRMLAARNLRQSQLALISSGLVIFVQFAIFLLIGAGLYVFYGLHPATFSSADRIFPTFIVQEMPIGIAGLLVAAILAAAMSNLSAAYNSLSSTTVVDFYMHLRPNADERERMLISRSSTVIWALVLCAIAVYCFYAGGKGHVVEIGLSIASVAYGALLGVFLLGTIARYATQTGAIIGMIVGFALNVWLWQGDFPAHLGLITIPHIAYTWYVLIGAIVTFTIGSLASLIFRTKPRTKTAATAAVILFCLSAFPFRALSLSKGQESASPQLATHQLAIHQPVILSGAPERAVGESNGAQSKDPESASPAQTAQPLSATAAKPDFSQITTLINQGIAEHRLPGAVVLIDHDGHQVFEQAYGDRKVASELSPNGSTAAEPMTEDTIFDMASLSKCLSTATAIMQLYEQGKLQFDDPVAKYLPAFAQNGKEHVTIRELLTHYSGLPPDISLKDPWGLSKPDKAEGIKRAMESPLANPPGTKFVYSDINFITLGALVEKLSGEPLDVYAEQHIFKPLGMSHTRYLPIAKACGPYTIVGAAITLPAQIPTDEGGPCHGDQWNALDWVPNVAPTTHDDEGNAETNPHFNMLTRGTVHDPTTRRMGGVAGHAGVFSTAHDVSLYANALLEKLLDNTGPFPLKQSTLKLMTSPEQPATAEDTATIFTPDGQVTKGVAVHGYGWDINTAFSRPRGSIFPIGSFGHTGFTGTSLWMDPASDTAVIILANAVHPHGHTSISALRGAVATAAAQALGLSNSNQAGPTQTGIDVLESTHFSALREAEARHGGHLRLGLLTNQSGLDSHGHRTVDILYNDAAKAVPGVELTTLFSPEHGLFGAKDSTNIPNDTDPTTHLPIISLYGAKPEQRHPRPEDLSNLDAVVVDLQDAGVRFYTYDTCMGYFLEAAAHQRALGHNLEIIVLDRPDIIGGTEVQGPVSDPGSESYINYMPIPVRPGLTIGELARYFNSERLIPTTANSNVHTTIKAPLTVVEMQNWHRADYFDATHLPWTNPSPNLRTLDASILYPGLGFLDATNVSVGRGTDKPFEQIGATYIDGTQLAAYLTARHIPGVTFAPTTFHVEENSNHYPGHGKTISGISFTITDRSALDSPELGIEVLSALHHLYPQFPLEKASHLVANAQTMQALTNDEDPRMIAAAWTDALTTFSQKRTQYLLY, from the coding sequence ATGCTTGCAGCCGCGCTTCCCACGCGACTCCACACCGTGGACCTCGCCCTCATTGCCGTCTACCTCATCGGCATCACGCTCTTCGGCCTACGCTTCCGCGGCAAAGACAAAGGCTCCCGCTCGCTGCGCAACTACTTCCTCGCCGACCAGACCATCCCATGGTGGGCCATCATGCTCTCCATCGTCTCGGCCGAGACCAGCACCCTCACCATCATCTCCATCCCCGGCCTCGCCTTCATGAGCGACTTCGGCTTCCTGCAACTCGTCATCGGCTACGTCATCGGCCGCACCATCGTCGCCTTCCTCTTTCTGCCCAAATACTTCAAGGGCGAGATGTACACCGCCTACCAGCTCATCGACCATCGCTTCGGCCCCGCGCTGCACAAAGTCACCGCCGGACTCTTCCTCGCCACCCGCGCCGCTGCCGAAGGCGTCCGCGTCTTCGCCGTCTCCATCGTCGTCGCCATCGCCATCGGCACCGGAGACCTCATCTCCATCCTGCTCATCTCTGCCCTCACGCTGCTCTACACCTTCGAAGGCGGCATGGCAGCCGTCATCTGGACCGACGTCGTCCAGATGATCATCTACTTCGGCGGCACGCTCGTCGCCATCTTCACCCTCAGCTCCCACGTCCCCGGAGGCTGGCACACCATCCACGCCGTCGCCGGAGCCGCAGGCCGCTTCCATCTCTTCCACTTCGCCATGAATCTCACCGAGACTTACACCTTCTGGGCCGGCGTCCTCGGCGGCACGTTTCTCACGATGGCCTCGCACGGCACCGATCAACTCATGGTGCAACGCATGCTCGCCGCCCGCAACCTGCGCCAGTCGCAACTCGCCCTGATCTCATCCGGCCTGGTCATCTTCGTCCAGTTCGCCATCTTCCTTCTGATCGGTGCCGGCCTCTACGTCTTCTACGGCCTGCACCCCGCCACCTTTAGTAGTGCCGACCGTATCTTCCCCACCTTCATCGTCCAGGAGATGCCCATCGGCATCGCCGGTCTTCTCGTCGCCGCCATCCTCGCGGCGGCCATGTCCAACCTCAGCGCAGCATACAACTCGCTCTCCAGCACCACAGTCGTCGACTTCTACATGCACCTCAGGCCCAACGCAGACGAGCGCGAGCGCATGTTGATCTCCCGTTCCTCCACCGTCATCTGGGCCCTGGTCCTCTGCGCCATCGCCGTCTACTGCTTCTACGCCGGAGGCAAAGGCCACGTCGTCGAGATCGGCCTCTCCATCGCCTCGGTAGCCTATGGCGCACTGCTCGGAGTCTTTCTCCTCGGCACCATCGCCCGCTACGCCACGCAAACCGGAGCTATCATCGGCATGATCGTTGGCTTCGCTCTCAACGTCTGGCTCTGGCAAGGAGACTTCCCCGCGCACCTCGGCCTCATCACCATCCCGCACATCGCCTACACCTGGTACGTCCTCATAGGAGCAATCGTGACCTTCACCATCGGCTCACTCGCCAGCCTCATCTTCCGCACAAAGCCACGGACGAAAACAGCAGCCACCGCCGCAGTCATCCTCTTCTGTCTCTCTGCATTTCCATTCCGTGCCCTGAGCTTGTCGAAGGGGCAGGAATCTGCTTCTCCCCAGCTCGCCACTCATCAGCTCGCCATTCATCAGCCTGTCATCCTGAGCGGAGCCCCTGAGCGAGCCGTAGGCGAGTCGAACGGGGCGCAGTCGAAGGACCCCGAGAGTGCCAGTCCAGCCCAAACCGCTCAACCCCTTTCAGCCACAGCCGCCAAACCCGACTTCTCCCAAATCACCACCCTCATCAATCAAGGCATCGCCGAGCACCGTCTCCCCGGCGCAGTCGTCCTCATCGACCACGACGGCCACCAGGTCTTCGAGCAGGCCTACGGCGACCGCAAGGTCGCCAGCGAACTCAGCCCCAACGGCAGCACCGCAGCCGAGCCCATGACCGAAGACACCATCTTCGACATGGCCTCGCTCAGCAAATGCCTCTCCACCGCCACAGCCATCATGCAGCTCTACGAACAGGGCAAGCTCCAGTTCGACGACCCCGTCGCAAAATACCTCCCAGCCTTCGCTCAAAACGGCAAGGAGCACGTCACCATCCGCGAGCTGCTCACGCACTACTCCGGCCTGCCGCCCGACATCTCACTCAAAGACCCCTGGGGCCTCAGCAAGCCAGACAAAGCCGAAGGCATCAAGCGCGCGATGGAATCCCCACTCGCCAATCCTCCCGGAACAAAGTTCGTCTACTCCGACATCAACTTCATCACCCTCGGCGCGCTCGTCGAAAAACTCAGCGGCGAACCACTCGACGTCTACGCCGAGCAACACATCTTCAAACCCCTCGGCATGTCGCACACACGCTACCTGCCGATCGCTAAAGCCTGCGGCCCCTACACCATCGTCGGCGCGGCCATTACGCTGCCCGCGCAAATCCCCACGGACGAAGGCGGCCCCTGCCACGGCGACCAATGGAACGCACTCGACTGGGTCCCCAACGTCGCCCCCACCACGCACGACGACGAGGGCAACGCCGAAACCAACCCACACTTCAACATGCTCACCCGCGGCACCGTCCACGACCCAACCACCCGCCGCATGGGCGGAGTCGCAGGCCACGCCGGAGTCTTCTCCACCGCGCACGACGTCTCGCTCTACGCCAACGCGCTGCTTGAAAAACTCCTCGACAACACCGGCCCATTTCCGCTCAAGCAATCCACCCTCAAGCTCATGACCTCACCTGAGCAGCCCGCCACTGCCGAAGACACCGCCACCATCTTCACGCCCGACGGCCAGGTCACCAAAGGCGTCGCCGTACACGGCTATGGCTGGGACATCAACACCGCCTTCTCGCGCCCACGCGGCTCCATCTTCCCCATCGGCTCGTTCGGCCACACCGGCTTCACCGGCACCTCACTCTGGATGGACCCCGCAAGCGACACCGCCGTCATCATCCTCGCCAACGCAGTCCACCCACACGGCCACACCTCCATCTCAGCCCTACGCGGAGCCGTCGCCACCGCCGCCGCCCAGGCCCTCGGCCTCAGCAATTCAAATCAAGCAGGTCCCACCCAAACCGGCATCGACGTCCTCGAATCCACCCACTTCAGCGCACTCCGCGAAGCCGAAGCCCGCCACGGAGGCCATCTCCGCCTCGGTCTGCTCACCAACCAATCCGGCCTCGACTCACACGGCCATCGCACCGTAGACATCCTCTACAACGACGCAGCCAAAGCCGTCCCAGGCGTCGAACTCACCACACTCTTCTCGCCTGAGCACGGACTCTTCGGCGCCAAAGACTCCACCAACATCCCCAACGACACCGACCCCACCACCCACCTCCCCATCATCAGCCTCTACGGAGCCAAGCCCGAGCAGCGCCACCCGCGCCCAGAAGACCTTAGCAACCTCGACGCCGTCGTCGTCGACCTGCAAGACGCAGGCGTCCGCTTCTACACCTACGACACCTGCATGGGCTACTTCCTCGAAGCCGCCGCACACCAGCGCGCCCTCGGGCATAACCTTGAAATCATCGTCCTCGACCGCCCCGACATCATCGGCGGCACCGAAGTCCAGGGCCCCGTCTCCGACCCCGGCTCCGAGTCCTACATCAACTACATGCCCATCCCCGTCCGCCCCGGCCTCACCATCGGCGAGCTCGCCCGCTACTTCAACTCCGAGCGCCTCATCCCCACCACCGCAAACTCCAACGTCCACACCACCATCAAAGCCCCGCTCACCGTCGTCGAGATGCAGAACTGGCACCGCGCCGACTACTTCGACGCAACCCACCTCCCCTGGACCAACCCCAGCCCCAACCTCCGCACTCTCGACGCCTCCATCCTCTACCCCGGCCTTGGCTTCCTCGACGCCACCAACGTCTCCGTCGGCCGCGGCACCGACAAGCCCTTCGAGCAGATCGGCGCCACCTACATCGACGGCACCCAGCTCGCCGCCTACCTCACCGCCCGCCACATCCCCGGCGTCACCTTCGCCCCCACCACCTTCCACGTCGAAGAAAACTCCAACCACTACCCCGGCCACGGCAAAACCATCTCCGGCATCTCCTTCACCATCACCGACCGCTCCGCACTCGACTCCCCCGAGCTCGGCATCGAAGTCCTCAGCGCCCTCCACCACCTCTACCCGCAGTTCCCCCTCGAAAAAGCCTCCCACCTCGTAGCCAACGCCCAAACCATGCAAGCCCTCACCAACGACGAAGATCCCCGCATGATCGCCGCTGCCTGGACCGACGCCCTCACTACCTTCAGCCAAAAGCGCACCCAATACCTTTTGTATTAG
- a CDS encoding carboxypeptidase-like regulatory domain-containing protein gives MKQQSQFTLWAQDGSQWLRSWALAFACVMFVLCLTPGTLFAQSSGGTISGTVADTTGAVVPNASVVLVNTQSGDKRASVSNGSGFFNFAAVSPGTYKLTISASGFSTYVATDIIMHLGENHNLPSIALKVSSSNAVVEVVSSQAAVIPLDTGESSMTLSSKLVQNLSIQGRDAAELVKFMPGMAMNTGLTQTQFSSLTTQTNSGPIGAFSASGTQPYGGMQMTLDGASLVDVGNQGTQIANVNQDTTAEFTYLNAAFGADTPRGPTIIQITSKSGGQGYHGDIYTYLRNWQANANDAYYKASSGSNIRPMDHQIYPGATFGGPVLIPGTSFNRNRDKLFFFAGFEKMLQNPFPTLHYLVTPTTNMINGDFSAATLPGAQTAGSSWWPTAQVPCANAANWTSFCPSGGANQNMFANGQIPSSYWDADGRALMTYLNKINPPNIDPATHNGYNFRFLDAPPVNRWELRLRGDYDPTVNDKLSVVYTQQNEADINNFGIWWDPGFASPLPSQMNATTKANLWTANYVHVFGAETTNEASFAYTYFTFPPAFTNPSAMTASTAGYTTAAPFDTSKVNSFDQIPNLVSWGCNTGNDNGCFPGLYAPPSIKAFGNAYGNIKKIWSLQDNFTRVLGRHSLKAGVFWDENFQTQTTGYGNWTQGAIDFDNYSTYTTNNPLADLLIGHTDGISQYSDAPVHNMAFHEWAAYIQDQWHVARKLTFNYGIRLEHEGNWYPTSGPGLAIFDPSKYDNTANAPTWTGAVWHQIDSSVPQSGFTSKLLYPDVRFGGAYDMWGDGSTVLRGGFGIYRWQFSEGDIDAALNPALNVNSISTPSTTSIAQLATFAPSAGSWCATNSSCPSGVDLIKQGDDASPYTMNWDFMIDKTLPGRMVFETQYIGNHTANALLTGNGTTPSFYANINKIPIGGLYGTDALTGVNYWQQSCATGTCATPASNYYGGYRPYANYGVLNLIQHGSYSNYNGLVAALQKQTGKATFLINYTFSKVMGIRDGQSDNGNGDGTSIDAFVLRNNYGPLSYDHTHIINGTYYVQLPGINNANLLERTVVNGWQLSGDLQFQTGAPLQPNTGGTMNVTWNGVSNAYLLGTDSLVLSPYLTCDPRNGTGGGKYFNPSCFETPTTLGKNGPAVWPYIKGPAYFNTDIAMFKDLKITESQHVQFRASAFNFINHPLSQFGLANDINLQMSCATNGATAGCPGGGSNTNITTTGKPYYEIGRRVIEVALKYYF, from the coding sequence GCAACCGACATCATCATGCACCTGGGCGAGAACCACAATCTTCCCTCGATCGCCCTCAAGGTCTCCTCTTCCAATGCCGTCGTTGAGGTCGTCTCCTCACAGGCCGCGGTCATTCCTCTGGACACCGGCGAAAGCTCGATGACCCTCAGCAGCAAGCTCGTGCAGAACCTCTCGATCCAGGGTCGCGACGCCGCCGAGCTCGTCAAATTCATGCCCGGCATGGCAATGAACACCGGCCTCACCCAGACACAGTTCAGCAGCCTCACCACTCAGACAAACAGCGGCCCCATCGGCGCCTTCTCCGCCAGCGGCACCCAGCCCTACGGCGGCATGCAGATGACCCTCGACGGCGCCAGCCTCGTCGACGTCGGCAACCAGGGCACGCAGATCGCCAACGTCAACCAGGACACCACCGCCGAGTTCACCTACCTCAACGCGGCCTTCGGCGCTGACACTCCACGCGGCCCCACCATCATTCAAATCACCAGCAAATCCGGCGGCCAGGGCTACCACGGCGACATCTACACCTACCTCCGCAACTGGCAGGCCAACGCCAACGACGCCTACTACAAGGCATCTTCCGGCTCGAACATCCGCCCCATGGACCACCAGATCTATCCTGGCGCAACCTTCGGCGGCCCCGTGCTGATCCCCGGCACCAGCTTCAACCGCAACCGCGACAAGCTCTTCTTCTTCGCAGGCTTCGAGAAGATGCTCCAGAACCCCTTCCCAACGCTGCATTATCTGGTAACGCCCACCACCAACATGATCAACGGCGACTTCAGCGCGGCCACGCTCCCCGGTGCGCAAACCGCAGGCTCATCCTGGTGGCCTACAGCTCAGGTACCCTGCGCCAACGCAGCAAACTGGACCTCGTTCTGCCCCAGCGGCGGCGCGAATCAGAACATGTTCGCCAATGGCCAGATTCCCTCCTCCTACTGGGACGCAGACGGCCGCGCGCTCATGACCTACCTCAACAAGATCAACCCGCCCAACATCGACCCAGCCACGCACAATGGCTATAACTTCCGCTTCCTTGATGCTCCTCCAGTCAACCGCTGGGAGCTGCGCCTCCGTGGCGATTACGATCCCACCGTCAATGACAAGCTCTCCGTCGTCTACACCCAGCAGAATGAAGCTGACATCAACAACTTCGGCATCTGGTGGGACCCCGGCTTTGCCTCGCCTCTTCCCTCGCAGATGAACGCGACCACCAAGGCCAACCTCTGGACAGCAAACTACGTCCACGTCTTCGGTGCAGAAACTACTAACGAAGCCAGCTTCGCCTACACTTACTTCACCTTCCCGCCCGCCTTCACCAACCCATCGGCAATGACGGCCTCCACCGCGGGATACACCACGGCAGCTCCGTTCGACACCTCCAAGGTCAACTCCTTCGACCAGATCCCCAATCTCGTCAGCTGGGGTTGCAACACCGGAAACGACAACGGCTGCTTCCCTGGCCTCTACGCTCCGCCATCGATCAAGGCATTCGGCAACGCCTACGGCAACATCAAGAAGATCTGGTCGCTGCAGGACAACTTCACCCGCGTCCTCGGCCGCCACAGCCTCAAGGCAGGCGTCTTCTGGGACGAGAACTTCCAGACCCAGACCACCGGCTACGGCAACTGGACCCAGGGCGCGATTGACTTTGATAACTACAGCACCTACACCACCAACAATCCACTCGCTGACCTCCTCATCGGCCACACCGACGGCATCAGCCAGTACTCTGACGCTCCCGTGCACAACATGGCCTTCCACGAGTGGGCCGCCTACATACAGGACCAGTGGCACGTTGCCCGCAAGCTGACGTTCAACTACGGCATCCGCCTCGAGCACGAAGGCAACTGGTATCCAACCTCGGGCCCCGGCCTTGCCATCTTCGATCCGTCCAAGTACGACAACACCGCCAACGCACCCACCTGGACAGGCGCCGTCTGGCATCAGATCGACAGCTCCGTGCCGCAGTCCGGCTTCACCTCGAAGCTTCTCTATCCTGACGTTCGCTTCGGCGGCGCCTACGACATGTGGGGCGACGGCTCAACCGTCCTTCGCGGAGGCTTTGGCATCTATCGCTGGCAGTTCTCCGAAGGCGACATCGATGCAGCGCTCAACCCGGCGCTGAACGTGAACAGCATCAGCACCCCGTCCACTACCTCGATTGCCCAGTTGGCGACCTTCGCTCCTTCAGCAGGATCCTGGTGCGCTACCAACTCCTCCTGCCCTTCCGGTGTCGATCTCATCAAACAGGGCGACGACGCCAGCCCCTACACCATGAACTGGGACTTCATGATCGATAAGACACTCCCAGGCCGCATGGTCTTTGAGACTCAGTACATCGGCAACCACACCGCCAATGCCCTGCTCACCGGCAACGGCACCACACCGTCCTTCTACGCCAACATCAACAAGATCCCCATCGGTGGACTCTACGGCACCGATGCCCTCACCGGCGTCAACTACTGGCAGCAGTCCTGCGCTACCGGCACCTGCGCCACGCCTGCCAGCAACTACTATGGCGGCTACCGTCCGTACGCAAACTACGGCGTACTCAACCTCATCCAGCACGGCAGCTACTCCAACTACAACGGCCTCGTTGCCGCCCTGCAGAAGCAGACCGGCAAAGCGACCTTCCTCATCAACTACACCTTCAGCAAGGTCATGGGCATCCGTGACGGCCAGAGCGACAACGGCAACGGCGACGGCACCTCCATCGACGCCTTCGTTCTGCGCAACAACTACGGCCCTCTGTCCTACGACCACACCCACATCATCAACGGCACCTACTACGTGCAGTTGCCGGGCATCAACAACGCCAACCTGCTCGAGCGCACCGTCGTCAACGGCTGGCAGCTCTCCGGCGATCTCCAATTCCAGACCGGCGCTCCACTCCAGCCCAACACCGGCGGGACTATGAACGTCACCTGGAACGGCGTCAGCAATGCCTACCTGCTCGGCACCGATTCGCTGGTTCTTTCGCCATACCTCACCTGCGATCCGCGCAACGGCACGGGCGGAGGCAAATACTTCAACCCGTCCTGCTTCGAGACGCCAACCACGCTCGGCAAGAACGGCCCCGCCGTCTGGCCCTACATCAAGGGACCGGCCTACTTCAACACAGACATCGCGATGTTCAAGGACCTGAAGATCACCGAAAGCCAGCACGTACAGTTCCGCGCCTCGGCCTTCAACTTCATCAACCATCCCTTGTCGCAGTTTGGTCTTGCCAACGACATCAACCTGCAAATGAGCTGCGCGACAAATGGCGCGACTGCAGGTTGCCCAGGCGGCGGGTCCAACACCAACATCACCACCACCGGCAAGCCGTACTACGAGATCGGACGTCGAGTCATCGAAGTCGCCCTCAAGTACTACTTCTAA
- a CDS encoding N-acetylglucosamine kinase translates to MALFLAIDSGGTKTRCAVADETRVLAKTTTGSVKLTRVGEEEATKRLRAMLSEVASSAGVDLRDVTRTCAGLGGFGIDAVREWAERELKKAAGGDLVLCGDEEIALDGAFNGGTGILVVAGTGTIVMGRAVERATGEIHKFISGGWGHVLGDEGSGYWIGLEALRAGFWAKDRGVPTTLLEKIGEFWGGISLGEIVGKANGIPAPDFATLAPVVSKCAQDGDDLALSLLQRGGEELGDVVSIVAVKMREFTGGGEVGVAYTGSVLEHIAPVREAMARTLKGVAPEVRVLECAADALEGAIWRARNG, encoded by the coding sequence ATGGCTCTTTTTCTGGCGATTGATTCGGGTGGGACGAAGACGCGGTGCGCGGTGGCGGATGAGACGCGCGTGCTGGCGAAGACGACGACAGGCAGCGTGAAGCTGACGCGCGTGGGTGAAGAAGAAGCGACGAAGCGGCTGCGGGCGATGCTCAGCGAGGTTGCGAGTTCCGCGGGTGTGGATTTGCGTGATGTGACGCGGACGTGCGCGGGGCTTGGCGGGTTTGGGATTGACGCTGTGCGCGAATGGGCGGAGCGCGAGTTGAAGAAGGCTGCGGGCGGCGATCTGGTGTTGTGCGGCGATGAAGAGATTGCGCTTGATGGGGCGTTCAATGGCGGCACGGGGATTTTGGTGGTCGCGGGGACGGGCACGATTGTGATGGGGCGCGCTGTTGAGCGGGCGACGGGTGAGATTCACAAGTTCATCTCGGGCGGCTGGGGACACGTGCTGGGCGATGAGGGCAGCGGCTACTGGATTGGGTTGGAGGCTCTGCGCGCGGGATTTTGGGCGAAGGATCGCGGAGTGCCGACGACGCTGTTGGAGAAAATTGGCGAGTTCTGGGGCGGGATTTCGCTGGGCGAGATTGTGGGCAAGGCAAATGGGATTCCTGCTCCGGACTTTGCGACGCTGGCGCCGGTGGTGTCGAAGTGCGCGCAGGATGGTGATGATCTGGCGCTATCGCTGCTGCAGCGTGGTGGCGAGGAGTTGGGTGATGTGGTGTCGATTGTTGCGGTGAAGATGCGCGAGTTTACGGGCGGCGGCGAGGTGGGTGTCGCTTATACGGGAAGCGTGCTGGAACATATCGCTCCGGTGCGAGAGGCGATGGCGAGGACGCTGAAAGGGGTCGCTCCTGAGGTGCGGGTGCTGGAGTGTGCGGCGGATGCTTTGGAGGGTGCGATTTGGCGGGCGCGCAATGGCTAG